The window GCTTTATTGAGGATAGTGAAAGTCTTTACTTTGATCTCAATATCGCCGGTAGCCAGGTTGGGATTTTTATTGGTACGTTCTGCCACCAGCCCTTTTACCTGTATCACGAATTCGCGGCCCAATGCTTGCTGGTCTAATTGGGGGTTTAATTCTTCCGCGAATAACAGTTGAGTAATGCCGTACCGGTCGCGCAGATCGGCAAAAGTGATGCTGCCGAATTTCCTGACCGTCTGTATCCAACCGGCGAGAGTTACTTCCTGGCCGGCCTGTGCTAACCGCAGTTCGCCACAGGTATGCGTTCTGTACATGCCTATTATGGTTTATTTTATGTTTATGCTGTTTATAATGAATATTGAAATTGGACGTTATCTGTACTGTAACCGGTTAATAGTCAATATTCAAAATTTGCCAGATCCCTTTTGATCAGTGAGCGGCAAAGGTAACAGAAAACAGGCATCCTTTCGCTGCCGGGTGAGGCGACCGAAAATGATTATTTTATAAACTATGTCCCTGGATACTGCCTACATATTATTTTTTATTATTATGCTGGTATTGCTGGGATACCTGCTTTTCCCGGGCATGATCCGCCGCCTGCGCCTCTTTTTTTACTCCCGTAAGGCGCAGACTGTTTATGAAGACAGGCAGCCCGATTACCATGCGATGCTACACCAAAACCTGCCTTATTACCGCAACCTGCCACCGTCCGAGCAGCAACGGTTTGTGCGGCGCACGGTCGTATTCATGACTACCAAGCAATTTGAATATGTGGAGCTACAGCCGGAAGAACTGATGCCCCTGCTGATCAGTGGTACGGCGGTGCAGCTCACTTTCGGACTGGAGAATTACCTGATGGAACATTTTGAAAAGATCTATGTGATGCATCATGACTATCATTACGGTTTTAACAGTGTTCCTTTCCAGGGCCATGTGACCCATGAAGGTATCTATCTTTCCTGGAGCAATTTCCTGAAAGGTTATAACGATTACCAGGATGGCGACAATGTGGGACTTCACGAGATGGCACATGCGCTTGCTTACGTAAATTTCAACGTGAGCGATGGACGCGATGACGGTTTTCACGACCGGTTTATCCGTTTTTCGAAAACCGGCCGGACTGTATTTGAAAACATGCAGGCCGATTTCTCCGGTGGTTTCCTGGGCCGGTATGCAGCCACCCGGTACGAAGAATTCTGGGCGGTTTGCGTGGAGAATTTTTTTGAGCGTCCTACTTCTTTTAAAATACAATTGCCTGAGCTATATGCAGCTATGTGCCTGCTGCTGAACCAGGATATTTTAACACCCAATGTATTGCTGACTCCAGTGGAAGATATTTAACGTCAGTATGTTATAATATGTTGCTAAAATTATCCACCGGGGCTTTCATTTATGAACTATTGTTTTTATTTTGTATCCGGGTTATATGCCCAGCTTACAAGATCCCCCTGTTTCTATTTGAATTCCATCTCCCGAAAGACCGTTTTTTCTAATCCAAACTTTGTGAAACCAATCCGTTGCTCGTTTGCCTATTCACAAAAAGAAAAAATGGACCCTTATGGAAATTTTGATCATTTTCCTGGTGGTTTGTAGCATCCTCATCCTCCATAATCCGGTGAGTGAGTGGATCAACCGCCTGTATGTTAAACGTCAGTACAAGTCTTTTCTCGCCCAGGAAACCTTTTATCACACCATCGTCTCCCGTTATATACGTTACTATAACAGGCTCAATCTGGAAGAACAACGAAAATTCCTTTTTCGCACCTACCTGT of the Paraflavitalea devenefica genome contains:
- a CDS encoding zinc-dependent peptidase; translated protein: MSLDTAYILFFIIMLVLLGYLLFPGMIRRLRLFFYSRKAQTVYEDRQPDYHAMLHQNLPYYRNLPPSEQQRFVRRTVVFMTTKQFEYVELQPEELMPLLISGTAVQLTFGLENYLMEHFEKIYVMHHDYHYGFNSVPFQGHVTHEGIYLSWSNFLKGYNDYQDGDNVGLHEMAHALAYVNFNVSDGRDDGFHDRFIRFSKTGRTVFENMQADFSGGFLGRYAATRYEEFWAVCVENFFERPTSFKIQLPELYAAMCLLLNQDILTPNVLLTPVEDI